One Arthrobacter sp. B3I4 genomic window, CCTTGTACTTGGACACCGTGGGGTCGCCGCTGAGCCAGAAGCGCCAGGGATAGTTATCGGACCCGCCCGCCCCGGAGACGCCTACCCGCGGACCGGAGCTGATGTCGGTCGCCGGATCGGCCGGCAGCTCGAGCCGGAACGGTGCGGCCAGGGCATCGCGGCCGCTGTCCGCCGTCGTCAGTCCCAGCGACGTGGCGAACCGGGCGGGACCGCTGGCCAGGTCCTTGCGGGCTTTCGACGTCGGCCGCCGTACCAGGGCCAGCTCTTCGCCCGCGACAACTTCGCCGGCGCGCAGGAGCAGGGCGGAAGCCACACCCTCCGGGCCACAGACGATGTTGGTGCAGTGGTGCATACCGTAGGTGAAGTACACGTACAGGTGGCCGGCCGGGCCGAACATCGGGGCGTTGCGGCGGGTCTGGCCGCGGAACGTGTGCGAGCCCGGATCCGGGTGCAGTGAGTCCTCCGGTCCGAGGTACGCCTCGACCTCGGTGATCCGCACCGCTACCGGCCCGCTGTGG contains:
- a CDS encoding DNA-3-methyladenine glycosylase — encoded protein: MDSHLTPEALRGLLSQDPRTVAPLLLGAVLTHESHSGPVAVRITEVEAYLGPEDSLHPDPGSHTFRGQTRRNAPMFGPAGHLYVYFTYGMHHCTNIVCGPEGVASALLLRAGEVVAGEELALVRRPTSKARKDLASGPARFATSLGLTTADSGRDALAAPFRLELPADPATDISSGPRVGVSGAGGSDNYPWRFWLSGDPTVSKYKAAKVRTA